TTTACTGCTCCAAGCCAGCCCTTAAAAGGGGAGAAATCCCGGAACAATAGGAAAAAGGCTGTCCGATAAACCGAACAACCTTTTTTACTGTGGCTTGTTTGCAGTCAGCGATGCTTTAACCGCTTATTCGCTGAATCAGGATAGCGGCATTGGCGTTTAACTGCGTTCCGCCGGCCAGAGCCTGTAAGGTAACCGCGGCTGCGCTGGTATGATTGCGTACGGTCAATACGGTACCGGCTGCCGCTGCGACGATTGCCATACCGGGATTTGGCTGGGTTACGGCCCCGGAACCATAGGTGCCGCCGGCAACAGGAACGCCGTTTTGGAACAGGGTAAACTGGTTTGCCTCTGCGCCTGCCGCGATAAACCATACGGCATAGTAGCCGGCGTTGCCAAGCACGATTGCCGCCGTTCCCGGCGTATGGGCAATGCTGCCCACAATGACGCCGTTGTTGCTGAAGGTAATGTCGCCCTCGACCGGTACAACCTCGGCGACGACATTATAAATATAAGCATAGGCCGTTAACCCGACCGTCCCGGTGGCGCAGGTGGGGCAGAACGGCAGGCAGGACGGATGGCTCTTGTGACATTTATGGCAGGTATGGCGCTGCTCCGGGGCCGGGGAGGCCGTTTCGGAAGCCGCTGTTCCGGGCGCAGGCGCGGACTTGGTTTTGCTGCCGGAGATGCTTGCCGGTAAATCTTTTTTTTCAGACATCATCATCGCTCCTCTATTAACCTGTAGGATAATATATTATACGCCGGGGCTTCAGGAATGTGACATAAGAAGATGTCAATTTCCAGGCTTACCACAGGGCTGGTGGCCGGTGATGTGTTATTTAGACTAACCTAGCAAAGCAGCTCCTCAAAGCACCGATCATCCGGTATAATGGAAGAAAAAGCAGATAAAGCAGGGTGAGCTTATGAATTTTAATGATACGGTTTATGCAATTGTCCGTCAGATTCCGGCAGGAAAGGTCGCTTCCTACGGGCAGGTTGCCGCGTTGGCCGGCAGCCGGCGGGCGTCCAGGGCGGTGGGATATGCGCTGCATCGTAATCC
The Dendrosporobacter quercicolus genome window above contains:
- a CDS encoding collagen-like protein, whose amino-acid sequence is MSEKKDLPASISGSKTKSAPAPGTAASETASPAPEQRHTCHKCHKSHPSCLPFCPTCATGTVGLTAYAYIYNVVAEVVPVEGDITFSNNGVIVGSIAHTPGTAAIVLGNAGYYAVWFIAAGAEANQFTLFQNGVPVAGGTYGSGAVTQPNPGMAIVAAAAGTVLTVRNHTSAAAVTLQALAGGTQLNANAAILIQRISG